The following coding sequences are from one Delphinus delphis chromosome 19, mDelDel1.2, whole genome shotgun sequence window:
- the ASGR2 gene encoding asialoglycoprotein receptor 2 isoform X3, which translates to MARDFQDIQHLGSEENDHQFCRGEGPGTRGRSPRREDPFWKGMPPPQPFVLQRLCSQLRLSLLVLGFNILLLVAVCVMGSQRAQLQVELQTLKETFSNFSSSTLMEILALSSHGGSAGDKVTSLEAKLEKQQQDLKADHATLLLHLKHFPMDMRTLACQLAFLQSNGKPWPEAEKYCQLEDAHLAVINSREEQKFIAQHTNPFQTWIGLTDSDGSWRWVDGTDYRHNYKNWAATQPDDWQGHELGGSEDCAEIRGDGRWNDDFCQQVKRWVCEIKRNITI; encoded by the exons ATGGCGAGGGACTTTCAGGACATCCAGCATCTGGGCTCTGAGGAGAACGACCACCAGTTTTGCAGAGGTGAGGGCCCAGGCACTCGCGGGCGCAGTCCCAGGAGAGAAGATCCATTCTGGAAAG GGATGCCGCCTCCCCAGCCCTTTGTCCTGCAGCGTCTCTGCTCCCAGCTCCGCCTCAGTCTGCTTGTCCTGGGCTTCAACATCCTGCTGCTGGTGGCCGTCTGTGTGATGGGGTCCCAAA GAGCACAGCTGCAAGTGGAGCTGCAGACTCTAAAGGAAACTTTCAGCAACTTCTCCTCGAGCACCTTGATGGAGATCCTGGCTCTAAGCTCCCATG GAGGCAGCGCCGGTGACAAGGTGACATCTCTGGAAGCCAAGCTGGAAAAACAGCAGCAAGACCTGAAAGCAG ATCATGCCACTTTGCTGCTTCATCTGAAGCACTTCCCGATGGATATGCGCACGCTGGCTTGTCAGCTGGCATTCCTCCAGAGCAACG ggaagccctggcctgagGCTGAGAAGTACTGCCAGCTGGAGGACGCTCACCTGGCGGTCATCAACTCCAGAGAGGAACAG AAATTCATTGCACAACACACGAACCCCTTTCAAACCTGGATAGGCCTCACTGACAGTGATGGCTCCTGGAGATGGGTGGATGGTACAGACTATAGGCACAACTATAA GAACTGGGCTGCCACTCAGCCAGATGACTGGCAGGGGCACGAGCTGGGGGGCAGCGAGGACTGTGCTGAGATCCGGGGGGACGGCCGCTGGAACGACGATTTCTGCCAGCAAGTGAAACGCTGGGTGTGTGAGATAAAGCGGAACATCACCATCTAG
- the ASGR2 gene encoding asialoglycoprotein receptor 2 isoform X1: MARDFQDIQHLGSEENDHQFCRGEGPGTRGRSPRREDPFWKGMPPPQPFVLQRLCSQLRLSLLVLGFNILLLVAVCVMGSQRAQLQVELQTLKETFSNFSSSTLMEILALSSHGGSAGDKVTSLEAKLEKQQQDLKADHATLLLHLKHFPMDMRTLACQLAFLQSNGTECCPVNWVDYEGSCYWFSRSGKPWPEAEKYCQLEDAHLAVINSREEQKFIAQHTNPFQTWIGLTDSDGSWRWVDGTDYRHNYKNWAATQPDDWQGHELGGSEDCAEIRGDGRWNDDFCQQVKRWVCEIKRNITI, from the exons ATGGCGAGGGACTTTCAGGACATCCAGCATCTGGGCTCTGAGGAGAACGACCACCAGTTTTGCAGAGGTGAGGGCCCAGGCACTCGCGGGCGCAGTCCCAGGAGAGAAGATCCATTCTGGAAAG GGATGCCGCCTCCCCAGCCCTTTGTCCTGCAGCGTCTCTGCTCCCAGCTCCGCCTCAGTCTGCTTGTCCTGGGCTTCAACATCCTGCTGCTGGTGGCCGTCTGTGTGATGGGGTCCCAAA GAGCACAGCTGCAAGTGGAGCTGCAGACTCTAAAGGAAACTTTCAGCAACTTCTCCTCGAGCACCTTGATGGAGATCCTGGCTCTAAGCTCCCATG GAGGCAGCGCCGGTGACAAGGTGACATCTCTGGAAGCCAAGCTGGAAAAACAGCAGCAAGACCTGAAAGCAG ATCATGCCACTTTGCTGCTTCATCTGAAGCACTTCCCGATGGATATGCGCACGCTGGCTTGTCAGCTGGCATTCCTCCAGAGCAACG GCACAGAGTGCTGCCCCGTGAACTGGGTGGACTATGAAGGCAGCTGCTACTGGTTCTCTCgctcagggaagccctggcctgagGCTGAGAAGTACTGCCAGCTGGAGGACGCTCACCTGGCGGTCATCAACTCCAGAGAGGAACAG AAATTCATTGCACAACACACGAACCCCTTTCAAACCTGGATAGGCCTCACTGACAGTGATGGCTCCTGGAGATGGGTGGATGGTACAGACTATAGGCACAACTATAA GAACTGGGCTGCCACTCAGCCAGATGACTGGCAGGGGCACGAGCTGGGGGGCAGCGAGGACTGTGCTGAGATCCGGGGGGACGGCCGCTGGAACGACGATTTCTGCCAGCAAGTGAAACGCTGGGTGTGTGAGATAAAGCGGAACATCACCATCTAG
- the ASGR2 gene encoding asialoglycoprotein receptor 2 isoform X2, whose product MARDFQDIQHLGSEENDHQFCRGMPPPQPFVLQRLCSQLRLSLLVLGFNILLLVAVCVMGSQRAQLQVELQTLKETFSNFSSSTLMEILALSSHGGSAGDKVTSLEAKLEKQQQDLKADHATLLLHLKHFPMDMRTLACQLAFLQSNGTECCPVNWVDYEGSCYWFSRSGKPWPEAEKYCQLEDAHLAVINSREEQKFIAQHTNPFQTWIGLTDSDGSWRWVDGTDYRHNYKNWAATQPDDWQGHELGGSEDCAEIRGDGRWNDDFCQQVKRWVCEIKRNITI is encoded by the exons ATGGCGAGGGACTTTCAGGACATCCAGCATCTGGGCTCTGAGGAGAACGACCACCAGTTTTGCAGAG GGATGCCGCCTCCCCAGCCCTTTGTCCTGCAGCGTCTCTGCTCCCAGCTCCGCCTCAGTCTGCTTGTCCTGGGCTTCAACATCCTGCTGCTGGTGGCCGTCTGTGTGATGGGGTCCCAAA GAGCACAGCTGCAAGTGGAGCTGCAGACTCTAAAGGAAACTTTCAGCAACTTCTCCTCGAGCACCTTGATGGAGATCCTGGCTCTAAGCTCCCATG GAGGCAGCGCCGGTGACAAGGTGACATCTCTGGAAGCCAAGCTGGAAAAACAGCAGCAAGACCTGAAAGCAG ATCATGCCACTTTGCTGCTTCATCTGAAGCACTTCCCGATGGATATGCGCACGCTGGCTTGTCAGCTGGCATTCCTCCAGAGCAACG GCACAGAGTGCTGCCCCGTGAACTGGGTGGACTATGAAGGCAGCTGCTACTGGTTCTCTCgctcagggaagccctggcctgagGCTGAGAAGTACTGCCAGCTGGAGGACGCTCACCTGGCGGTCATCAACTCCAGAGAGGAACAG AAATTCATTGCACAACACACGAACCCCTTTCAAACCTGGATAGGCCTCACTGACAGTGATGGCTCCTGGAGATGGGTGGATGGTACAGACTATAGGCACAACTATAA GAACTGGGCTGCCACTCAGCCAGATGACTGGCAGGGGCACGAGCTGGGGGGCAGCGAGGACTGTGCTGAGATCCGGGGGGACGGCCGCTGGAACGACGATTTCTGCCAGCAAGTGAAACGCTGGGTGTGTGAGATAAAGCGGAACATCACCATCTAG